The following DNA comes from Flavisolibacter ginsenosidimutans.
AACCATTACAAGCTTTTTGCAATCGTTTTACGATAGCCTGCATCGCTTTGCTGATGCCTTTTCGCGGCGGCGTTTTTGGAAGTTGTACCTCGCTCTCCTTTGCAGCGTTTATTGCATTTTGACCAACATTCCGCAATACACAGCGCTTGCGCACGGACAATCGCGGGGCATTGCCATCTGGCACCGCATTGACCACCAGATTGATCATCCCTTCGCCGCCGACACGAGCAACGATCCGGAGTCGCACGAAGCCCGGCTCACCTTTCGGCTCACCGGCCCTTTGCTGGGCAAGTTGCTGCCCACATCCGATTTTCTTCAGCGCATGAAGGGCTTGTTCGTCATTCAAAACCTGTGCGGCATTCTTTTCTTTTACCTGCTTGTTTGTTTTGCCGAACGGCACTTTCAAAACCGCCTGGCCAGCTTTCTGCTGCCCTGGTGCTTTGCCGTACTTTACGCCGGCAAAACTTTTTTCTGCGACACTATTTTTTTCTTTGACGGCCTTGCGTATCTGTCTTTGCTGGCCGCTGTTTGCACACGAAAACCGCTGCTGGTTTTTGCCGCCGTTTTGCTTGCCTTTTTTACCGACGAGCGGGCCCTCATTGGCAGCGGCTTTGTGCTGCTTTGCCACGTGCTCCAAAACCGCGGGCAAAAGAACAGGATGGCCGTTGTAGCGGTAATAAGTGCCGTTGTGGCTTACGCGGCCCTGCGCTTCTTTCTGCAATGGCGCTTCGGCCTGTACACGCCAAGCAGCGACGTGCACATTTTGAACACGGCTTATCACACGTATTTCGGCTATCTTTTGTTGGGGGCTTTCACAGCCTTTAAGGCCTTTTGGCTGGTGCTGATTTTAGGCTTGTTTCTCATAAGAGGTTTCTGGCCGCGGACCATCTATGCCGGCACGCTGGCGTTGGTTACATTGGGCGGCATTTCAGTATTTGATTTTTCGCGGTCAATCAGTTACGGCTTTGTAGGATTGCTGGCGGTACTGCTGTACCTGTACCGGCAACGGGCACAGGCTACCGCGTTGAACAAACTTTTGCTGGTGTTGTTTGCGGTAAGTTTTTTGTACCCGGTTTACGACGTGCACCGTCACGAGCTTTTCATTACCCGTTCTCCTTTAAGTAAATACCTGGAAACAAAATACACGCCCATGCCCGGCGACCGAAACGCTTCTTCTATTCTGGAGCAGAGTACGCATTGAGGCAGCGGCAGAACAAACATTTAGCTACCGCTTTCCATCGCCAGCAACACCTGCCAGGCTTCGTGTACTTTGTTTTGATCGAGAAGTTTCACTGCGTAAGCGTGAAGCTCTTTTTCCATTTCTTCTGGGTTTACCGAATAGTATTGAAAGATGTTTTTCAGATGCTCGTCGTCAAACGATGGTTCAACAACCGGCAACTCGTTCACGTTTGCCAGCATCCCTAAATGATTTCCCGTTAGCAGTTTACTGAACCGAATGCTCTCCGGCAGGGCGTCTATGCCAATGCCCAGTTTTGTATTGGGTTTGGGAACAACAAAGAGATTTTCTTTCGATACACGGCAGTACCAATCGCCGCCAAGACGGGCAATGTGCTCCAGCTTTGTTTGGTCAAACTTTTTTTCTTCGTTCAGAAGACTGTCATCAACATGCAATTTCAATACTTTGCAAATCACTAATTGTCCCGCGCCGCCGCCTTCGCCCAATGATTTTATCTCGATCACCTTGCACTCCATTTTGGCCTTGCTTTCTTTTACCATCGGCGGTTTTACAACGGTTGCTGTCTCTTTGGTAAAACCCGCTTTTACAAATTCGTCCACACCTTTTGGAAACTCACAACTGGCCAAAGAGGTTTGCTGTACCATGTCGTAGGTGACAATGTTGATGACCACTTCCGGTACTTCCAACACATTTTGCAAAGTGTGCTTTGTTGTGTTGTCTCTTACTCTTCGCGACGGCGAGAAAATAACGATGGGCGGGTTGGAGGAAAACAGGTTAAAGAAACTGAAAGGACTCAAATTCACCTTTCCTTCTCTATCAATTGTGGATGCAAAACACACGGGCCGCGGCGCTACTATGTGCTGCAGGTAATATTGTTTTTCAACGGTAGAAAGTGCTTGCAGGTCGAAGGTCATGGCAGCGAAATTAGTTGACCGGTTGATCAGTTGATTGGTTAATTCGGTTCTTTCAAATCAACCGGTCAGCCCATAACGCCGTTTATCCCAAAACGGCCCTGCGGTGTAACATCAAAGCGCCACATTCGTTCTACGAAAAAATTCGTCATCTAAAACCAAAATCATTTTTATGTACAAAACCGTTTTAGCAGCTGCTTTTGTTTTTGCAGCGGCATCTGTAAACGCACAAAAGGAAAAAGAAACCATTGAAGGCAACGG
Coding sequences within:
- a CDS encoding flavin reductase family protein; this translates as MTFDLQALSTVEKQYYLQHIVAPRPVCFASTIDREGKVNLSPFSFFNLFSSNPPIVIFSPSRRVRDNTTKHTLQNVLEVPEVVINIVTYDMVQQTSLASCEFPKGVDEFVKAGFTKETATVVKPPMVKESKAKMECKVIEIKSLGEGGGAGQLVICKVLKLHVDDSLLNEEKKFDQTKLEHIARLGGDWYCRVSKENLFVVPKPNTKLGIGIDALPESIRFSKLLTGNHLGMLANVNELPVVEPSFDDEHLKNIFQYYSVNPEEMEKELHAYAVKLLDQNKVHEAWQVLLAMESGS